One Xiphophorus hellerii strain 12219 chromosome 1, Xiphophorus_hellerii-4.1, whole genome shotgun sequence DNA segment encodes these proteins:
- the LOC116728192 gene encoding 6-phosphofructo-2-kinase/fructose-2,6-bisphosphatase 2-like isoform X1, with protein MAAIHKKPCTASESSTESKRMDLKSNEKKGSWAYYMTNSPLLIVLVGLPARGKTYISKKLTRYLNWIGVPTKVFNLGAYRREAVQSYKSYDFFRHDNEEAMKIRTQCALVALQDVKTYLSKEGGQIAVFDATNTTRERRALILNFAQENSFKVFFVESVCDDPEVIAENIMEVKVSSPDYPERDRELVMDDFLKRIECYKVTYEPLEPDEHDMNLSFIKVINVGRRFLVNKVQDSIQSKIVYYLMNIHVHTHSIYLCRHGESLHNLEGRLGGDSGLSERGKKFAVELKAFVNEQNLSDLKVWTSQLKPTIQTAEELGVPYEQWKILNEIDAGVCEEMTYAMIEEKYPEEFAMRDEDKYHYRYPGGESYQDLVQRLEPVIMELERQGNVLVICHQAVMRCLLAYFLDKGADDLPYMKCPLHTVLKLTPVAYGCKVEMFDLKVEAVNTHRDRPLIKVRTPPLLFRRNSFDPLSTEYQIKRPRMYSMSNVSPSPALPPPAFPSTPISKGIKSLQRENSLDCFSTPDTGEKST; from the exons CTTGGGCCTATTACATGACCAATTCTCCACTTCTGATTGTGTTGGTTGGGTTGCCTGCAAGGGGGAAAACGTACATTTCCAAGAAGTTGACACGCTACCTCAACTGGATCGGAGTTCCAACAAAGG TCTTTAATCTCGGGGCTTATAGGAGGGAAGCAGTGCAGTCATACAAGTCCTATGACTTCTTCAGACATGACAATGAAGAGGCAATGAAAATTAGAAC ACAGTGTGCTTTGGTGGCACTGCAGGACGTTAAAACCTATCTGAGCAAGGAAGGAGGTCAGATTGCT GTTTTTGATGCCACCAACACTACCAGGGAGAGGAGGGCACTCATCCTTAATTTTGCACAAGAAAATTCATTCAAG GTCTTTTTTGTGGAATCAGTATGTGATGATCCAGAGGTCATAGCTGAAAACATCATG GAAGTGAAGGTCTCCAGCCCAGATTACCCTGAAAGGGACAGAGAACTTGTCATGGACGATTTTCTAAAGAGAATAGAGTGTTATAAAGTCACCTATGAACCTTTAGAACCGGACGAACATGACAT GAACCTGTCCTTCATTAAGGTCATTAACGTTGGCCGTCGCTTCTTGGTGAACAAGGTGCAGGATTCCATCCAAAGTAAGATAGTCTACTACCTGATGAACATCCATGTGCACACCCACTCCATCTACCTTTGTCGGCACGGAGAGAGCCTCCACAATTTGGAGGGTCGCCTGGGAGGCGACTCTGGCCTTTCAGAGAGAGGAAAGAAG TTTGCTGTGGAACTGAAAGCGTTTGTGAACGAGCAAAATCTTTCTGACCTGAAGGTCTGGACCAGCCAGCTGAAGCCTACCATTCAGACGGCGGAAGAGCTGGGTGTCCCCTATGAGCAGTGGAAGATACTTAACGAAATCGACGCT GGAGTGTGTGAGGAAATGACCTATGCGATGATTGAGGAAAAGTACCCAGAGGAGTTTGCTATGAGAGACGAGGACAAATACCATTACCGCTACCCTGGTGGAGAG TCCTACCAGGACCTGGTTCAGCGTCTGGAGCCGGTTATCATGGAGCTGGAGCGACAGGGCAACGTTCTGGTCATCTGCCATCAGGCTGTCATGCGCTGTTTGCTCGCTTATTTCTTGGACAAGGGCGCAG ATGATCTACCCTACATGAAGTGTCCCCTGCACACTGTCCTGAAACTCACCCCAGTGGCTTATG GATGCAAAGTCGAAATGTTTGATCTGAAAGTGGAAGCTGTTAACACTCACAGGGACAGACCATtg ATCAAAGTGAGAACGCCGCCACTTTTATTCCGCAGGAACAGCTTTGATCCGCTGTCCACCGAATACCAGATTAAACGGCCCCGTATGTACAGTATGAGCAACGTTTCACCTTCACCCGCACTCCCTCCTCCAGCTTTTCCCAGTACACCGATATCCAAGGGCATCAAATCACTGCAAAGAGAG AACTCTCTCGATTGTTTCAGCACTCCAGACACGGGAGAAAAAAGCACATAA
- the LOC116728192 gene encoding 6-phosphofructo-2-kinase/fructose-2,6-bisphosphatase 2-like isoform X2, with amino-acid sequence MEVKVSSPDYPERDRELVMDDFLKRIECYKVTYEPLEPDEHDMNLSFIKVINVGRRFLVNKVQDSIQSKIVYYLMNIHVHTHSIYLCRHGESLHNLEGRLGGDSGLSERGKKFAVELKAFVNEQNLSDLKVWTSQLKPTIQTAEELGVPYEQWKILNEIDAGVCEEMTYAMIEEKYPEEFAMRDEDKYHYRYPGGESYQDLVQRLEPVIMELERQGNVLVICHQAVMRCLLAYFLDKGADDLPYMKCPLHTVLKLTPVAYGCKVEMFDLKVEAVNTHRDRPLIKVRTPPLLFRRNSFDPLSTEYQIKRPRMYSMSNVSPSPALPPPAFPSTPISKGIKSLQRENSLDCFSTPDTGEKST; translated from the exons ATG GAAGTGAAGGTCTCCAGCCCAGATTACCCTGAAAGGGACAGAGAACTTGTCATGGACGATTTTCTAAAGAGAATAGAGTGTTATAAAGTCACCTATGAACCTTTAGAACCGGACGAACATGACAT GAACCTGTCCTTCATTAAGGTCATTAACGTTGGCCGTCGCTTCTTGGTGAACAAGGTGCAGGATTCCATCCAAAGTAAGATAGTCTACTACCTGATGAACATCCATGTGCACACCCACTCCATCTACCTTTGTCGGCACGGAGAGAGCCTCCACAATTTGGAGGGTCGCCTGGGAGGCGACTCTGGCCTTTCAGAGAGAGGAAAGAAG TTTGCTGTGGAACTGAAAGCGTTTGTGAACGAGCAAAATCTTTCTGACCTGAAGGTCTGGACCAGCCAGCTGAAGCCTACCATTCAGACGGCGGAAGAGCTGGGTGTCCCCTATGAGCAGTGGAAGATACTTAACGAAATCGACGCT GGAGTGTGTGAGGAAATGACCTATGCGATGATTGAGGAAAAGTACCCAGAGGAGTTTGCTATGAGAGACGAGGACAAATACCATTACCGCTACCCTGGTGGAGAG TCCTACCAGGACCTGGTTCAGCGTCTGGAGCCGGTTATCATGGAGCTGGAGCGACAGGGCAACGTTCTGGTCATCTGCCATCAGGCTGTCATGCGCTGTTTGCTCGCTTATTTCTTGGACAAGGGCGCAG ATGATCTACCCTACATGAAGTGTCCCCTGCACACTGTCCTGAAACTCACCCCAGTGGCTTATG GATGCAAAGTCGAAATGTTTGATCTGAAAGTGGAAGCTGTTAACACTCACAGGGACAGACCATtg ATCAAAGTGAGAACGCCGCCACTTTTATTCCGCAGGAACAGCTTTGATCCGCTGTCCACCGAATACCAGATTAAACGGCCCCGTATGTACAGTATGAGCAACGTTTCACCTTCACCCGCACTCCCTCCTCCAGCTTTTCCCAGTACACCGATATCCAAGGGCATCAAATCACTGCAAAGAGAG AACTCTCTCGATTGTTTCAGCACTCCAGACACGGGAGAAAAAAGCACATAA